In the genome of Leptotrichia sp. HSP-536, the window ATTTGAAATACGAAAAAAATCTGATTTGACTAATGCAGTTAATAATAACGGCATTGACGGATTAATTATTCCAGGTGGAGAAAGTACAGTTATAGGGAAATTACTTTACGATCTTGATTTGTTTGATGATATAAAAAACCTAATTTTGAACGGATTGCCTGTGTTTGGTACTTGTGCAGGATTAATTCTTTTGGCAAAGGAAATTGAAAATGATAATCGTTCTTATTTTAGAGTAATGGATATAAAAATTAGAAGAAATGCTTATGGAAGGCAGCTTGGAAGCTTTTTTACAAAAAGTGAATTTAAAGGTATCGGAGTTATTCCTATGACATTTATTAGAGCGCCGTATATTTCAAACGTAGGAGAAAAGGTGGAGATTCTTTCTACAGTTGATGGAAATATTGTTGCGGCAAGAGAAAATAATATTTTGGTAACTTCATATCATCCTGAGTTAAATCCTGATCTTAAAGTACATAAGTTTTTTATTGAAATGTGTAATAAATTAAAAAATGACTAAAAAATAGGATGATTTTTTAAAATTTTATTTTATTATTTAGTAATTTTTAGTTGCATTTTTTAAATTCATTTGGTATAATAACTCTAGATAATAAAATATGGAGGTGGCATTATAATGCTAGATAAAATTAAATCAATAGTAGTAGATCAATTAGGTGTAGATGAGGATCAAGTAACTGAAGATGCATCATTTGTTGATGATTTGGGAGCTGATTCATTAGATACAGTTGAATTAATCATGGCTTTTGAAGAAGAGTTTGATATTG includes:
- the pdxT gene encoding pyridoxal 5'-phosphate synthase glutaminase subunit PdxT is translated as MKIGILALQGAFAEHSRMLEKLGVESFEIRKKSDLTNAVNNNGIDGLIIPGGESTVIGKLLYDLDLFDDIKNLILNGLPVFGTCAGLILLAKEIENDNRSYFRVMDIKIRRNAYGRQLGSFFTKSEFKGIGVIPMTFIRAPYISNVGEKVEILSTVDGNIVAARENNILVTSYHPELNPDLKVHKFFIEMCNKLKND
- a CDS encoding acyl carrier protein, yielding MLDKIKSIVVDQLGVDEDQVTEDASFVDDLGADSLDTVELIMAFEEEFDIEIPDEDAQKIKTVKDVIEYIESK